A section of the Phacochoerus africanus isolate WHEZ1 chromosome 4, ROS_Pafr_v1, whole genome shotgun sequence genome encodes:
- the LYPD8 gene encoding ly6/PLAUR domain-containing protein 8 — MKGFLIAGLITLLTVAAVESLSCVQCNSMTNTCVNSTTTECPSDANASCTTFLTNASLGGDITLYQDKACSAENCSEGVIEAFTIRVTDEESFHFASQCCLGQECNDSNDTIAPPQEEVFSNIECLACYGPNETFCNVTSRKCYKEERCVNLIAEFKNETKLVVKGCSNISNSTCQFLSTENRVVGGVLFQKFECVDNFSISSTPIPTVTTTTDTGSKVSFTPLALVSFLLLGLVL; from the exons ATGAAGGGCTTCCTCATTGCTGGCCTCATCACATTGCTCACGGTTGCAGCTGTAG AGTCCCTGAGCTGTGTGCAGTGTAATTCAATGACAAACACCTGTGTCAACAGCACCACCACTGAGTGTCCTTCAGATGCCAATGCCAGCTGTACCACTTTCTTGACCAACGCTTCTTTAG GAGGAGACATTACCTTGTACCAGGATAAGGCTTGCTCTGCAGAGAACTGCAGTGAGGGCGTGATTGAGGCCTTCACCATCCGTGTAACTGATGAAGAAAGCTTCCATTTTGCCAGCCAGTGCTGCCTCGGACAGGAGTGTAATGATTCCAATGATACCATAG CTCCCCCACAGGAAGAAGTGTTCAGCAACATAGAGTGCCTTGCATGTTATGGACCAAATGAAACGTTCTGTAATGTGACATCCCGGAAATGCTATAAGGAAGAAAGATGTGTCAATCTAATTGCAGAATTTAAGAATG AGACAAAGCTCGTGGTGAAAGGCTGCTCCAACATCAGCAACTCCACCTGTCAGTTCCTCTCTACTGAAAACCGGGTAGTTGGAGGAGtccttttccaaaagtttgagtGTGTAGACAACTTCAGTATCTCTTCAACACCCATTCCTACCGTGACCACCACCACTGACACTGGTTCTAAAGTATCCTTCACCCCACTGGCCCTTGTCAGCTTTCTTCTGCTGGGGCTGGTGCTGTGA